A genomic stretch from Anaerococcus mediterraneensis includes:
- a CDS encoding hotdog fold domain-containing protein yields METMTMRYRMSDRDVFYGGGVVNGARGLTLMEDCAKRLMAKVFSNVGTMTKVKKVRLYEPLAAGDYMEFIARIKRKEGNKALIEVRAFKIIEYPENPEYPSSIDVLENPPLCTVAQYVYEVK; encoded by the coding sequence ATGGAAACAATGACAATGCGTTATAGAATGAGCGACCGAGATGTATTTTATGGTGGTGGAGTAGTCAATGGTGCCAGAGGCCTTACCCTAATGGAAGACTGTGCCAAAAGATTGATGGCAAAAGTATTTAGCAACGTAGGCACAATGACCAAGGTTAAAAAAGTTAGACTTTATGAACCTCTTGCAGCAGGTGACTATATGGAGTTTATAGCAAGAATAAAAAGAAAAGAAGGTAACAAAGCCCTAATAGAAGTTAGAGCCTTCAAAATAATCGAGTATCCAGAAAATCCTGAATACCCATCTTCTATAGACGTTCTTGAAAATCCTCCATTATGTACAGTAGCCCAATATGTATATGAAGTAAAATAG